Within Primulina tabacum isolate GXHZ01 chromosome 5, ASM2559414v2, whole genome shotgun sequence, the genomic segment TATAGTGTTGTGATCCCACATTATCATCCTCCCATGCCAAGAGGAAGTAAACATTCATGCACTATGTTAAACATGCTCATCCACAATTATTTGTTTCAACATCTCCAGGGAGCAAGACCTACCGCCGCACCAAGTGCCACAGTGACTTCATCCTCTACACATATGCCGGTGCAACATAGTTCACCTCCTTCCTTGAGAGGCATCCCCCCTGGCCATCAAAACACAGCTGATCATAATGCATCTCACATGAAAGGAGTTTTTTTGCCCAGTTCTTCTCCTTACGATGTATCTCCAGTTGACAGATCCCAGACTTCATCCATTATTGGAGACGAAGGAGACATGCAGAATGATCCTCTCCTTGGAGGTCCCATCAATGCAGTTGACAACAGGCAGGTCAGATTTTTGGCTTCCTGAAATCAAAATTGTTTCCTTCCCAGTAGTTTTCTTCTTAGGCTCTGAAAATTGTCTCAATTATGATCACGATAATATCAGAAGTAATCCTCGAAAGAAAAAAGTAAGTTTTTCAATTTTCAAACCAAATGCTGTTAGTTACTTTCAtgaatttaatatataaaacagCATGTCTTATTTTTTCCTTtacattgtattttaaaaaaaaaaaaattgggatcTTTTCACTCACCCTGGTCTCTCTGATACTTCTGTAATGATTTTTCGTTATAAAATGTCTAGATCGTCGACATACCCACAAAGTCGCAGGAGCATGATTTTACTGGCACTCCCCATGTTCCAGTTTATATCATGTTGCCAGTGAGTTCTCTGAGTATACCAACATTATACTTTTTCTGTATTTTTCAAGTTCTTGTCCTGCCTTCATACCTTTGTTGTAAATTTGTCTTCGATTGTTTGTCCATTTGTAGTTTTTAATTTTTACGTATTCAAGTTAATGGTGTCAGCTGGGTGTCATCAATATGAAGTGCGAGCTTGTTGATCCGGATGGTCTGGTGAAGCAACTGAAAGTCTTGAAGTCGATCAATGTGGATGGTGTTATGGTGGATTGTTGGTGGGGTGTCGTCGAAGCTCATGCACCCCAAGAATATAACTGGAATGGCTACAAGAGGTTGTTTCAAATTATGCAAGATCTGGAAATGAAGTTACAAGTTAGTTCTTCTATTCCTGACTACTTCACATTTAGTCAGTAGATGTTTTTTGTGGCATTCTTACCTTTGTTTGTCTCTATCTGATGTTAATGTCAGTCTTCATAGATTGTACAATTAGCTTGGTCGATTTTATATCTGTTGGATGACATAATTCTATCGTTCTTCACTTTTCAGGGTCTTTCTGAAAGAGTATCCTTCATGCTTTTATTATGTATGGATGATGAGTTTCCCTGGATAATGCACAAATTCTTATATTTACTGGATGGTCCCGTCTACTTGTCCCTGTATAGATCATGTATACCTGCATAGCTGCATTGATTAACTGAGGAAAACAGTGACTTTTGTTGGACAATTTTCCTGTGCATAAGAAAGTGATTAATTTTTATCCACAACAGTACAAAATTTCCAGGAAAGATGATGAATTTTTATGCACAAACTTAATGGAATGTTTTTGCAATTTGGATTGCTGCGGAACTGTTGAAACAACCTGGGGTGATGATCATCCGTACATGATCTCATCCGGGAAAAAATATCAGATAACTGAAAGTTGTACATGCTATCACGGTCACATCATGGTTAATAATTTTTTGGCTAAAATGGTGCTTCCAAAATATCTACATAGTCAATAATGTGATGGCTGCTGTAAGAATGTTGGCTGTTAGTTGGCAATAAAACATTGACTGCTTGATGAAGTGAGTGCGATGGTCACATCATGGTTAATAGTTTTTTGGCTAAAATGGTGCTTCCAAAACATCTACATAGTCAATAATGCGATGGCTGCTGTAAGAATGTTGGCTGTTAGTTGGCAATAAAACATTGACTGCTCGATGAAGTGAGTGCGTTGCAGTACTACATTGATTAATTTCCTGTtgctttcatatttttattttgaacttCTACGAAAAATATTATAGTTTTTTCCTAAACTGAAAACAGGTTCTGATGTCTTTTCATGAATGTGGAGGAAATGTTGGGGATGATGTTTGTATTCCATTGCCTCACTGGGTGGCTGAAATTGGTCGAAGCAATCCAGACATATTTTTCACCGACAGATTGGGAAGGCGAAACACCGAGTGTTTGTCTTGGGGTATTGATAAGGAAAGAGTATTGAGAGGACGAACAGCTGTAGAGGTAACTAATTAacattttcaatgtttgtgatctctctatattttttcaTTGGAAAGTTTTAAAGCCTAGGAGTTTTGTGCCCTTGCTCTTGATAACTTTACTCTTTTAGCAGTCTAGGAGAGCTGAAGTTATTATTAGTGAACAGTTCAAGATTTATCttgtttatttattgcatttttaCTGACTATTATCAAGAATCCGAGGTTTCAATGCTTTGCTCATTAATTTTTGGTGATTAGTGTCATTAAGAGCATAAAATTTGTTTGTGCGTGCTAGCTATTTCAgattaaaagattgatgatttgatcctaaaagaaaatatttggcTTCCTGCTTTCCCATTTTGATTCATTTGTTTCATTAGCTTTGAAGTTGCCATGTTCCTCTTATAATTCTCTTATTGATAGTCACCTCCTCAAGTTTGcctcaattaattttttttgttttataattttgaaaatttatgtaGGTCTACTTTGATTTTATGAGAAGCTTTCGGGTTGAGTTTGATGAGTTTTTTGAGAATGGTATCATATCTATGATAGTAATCGGACTTGGTCCATGTGGAGAGCTGAGATACCCTTCTACTCCAGTGAAGCATGGTTGGAGATATCCTGGTATTGGCGAATTTCAGGTAATGTAAGATATACCAATTTCATACAAAATGCAGCCTTCGGGATTTTAGGCGCCCCACAGACCACCTCTCTCTCTGCCTCTATCTCTTTGATGACAAGACACTAGCACATGTTTGGGCATGGACAATTTTATTCATGACCAAGAATATCGACTtttatctcttttttttttgtgtgtgcgTGGCTGGGTGCGGGGACAtgcaaaattttagaaaatggtGCTACTAACCAAAATattgttttgttttcttcttctccTTTCTGTGTAAACTTTGCCAATGCAATACTGGGCATTGTTAACCATTTTTTTCTGCCTTTTCAGTGCTATGATCAGTATCTGTTGAAAAGCTTGCGGAAAGCAGCTGAACTAAGAGGACACTCTTTTTGGGCACGAGGGCCTGATAATACCGGTTTCTATAATTCCCGGCCTCAGGAAACAGGATTTTTCTGTGATGGTGGAGATTATGATGGCTATTATGGCAGGTTTTTCCTTAGTTGGTACTCTCAGGTTTTAGTTGATCATTGTGATCGAGTGCTTTCTCTGGCTAAATTAGCTTTCGAAGGAACCTGCATTGCTACAAAGGTGAGTTGGCCCAAAGTTACAGTCTGTCGTATTATTCAATGTTTCGGCAGAATTACTTTATATACCACACTGACTTTCATTTTGCTATCCATCATACAAAGAAGGTTTTTTATTAGATATTTTATGTCTCTTTCAGTTCTTAGATAATAGTTGGTATAATTCTCTTTTTTTGTGACTTCATGCATTGGCTCAGTCAGgttattttttatttccatttctcCACATAGTTTTGTCAATCATCGGACAATTTTATTGTTTACTTGCAGCATTTGTTATATACTCTTTACTATCACGTTTCTGGAAGATTTTCTAAGTTCATTTTATGCATGTAATTCTGGAGTTGTTAATATGCATGACCAAAATGTATAGTTTAATTGACTTAAACTGAAGTTGACTCATGCaagatataataatatttttctgtattttatttttaagcagCTATCAGGTATTCATTGGTGGTACAAGACTGCTAGTCATGCTGCTGAATTAACTGCCGGATTCTATAATTCGTGCAACCGTGATGGCTATGTTTCTGTTATGGCAATGCTAAAGAGGCATGGGGTTACTTTGTGCTTTATGTCGTCTGAAATTGGCATGTTTGATAATCATGTGAATTTCTCCGAAGCTTTGGCTGATCCTGAGGGTTTGGCTTGGCAAGTAAGTCTTCTTGACTTGATATCATAATTTGAATCACATCACGCTCCTTGGTTTTGCAACATAAAATCTTCATTGGATTAGCCATTTTATTTTCCATGTCAGAGTATGCTATTAACATTTTGAGTATGCATAATATTCTTTGAAATATCATATAGTAACATCTAGTCACCAATTTAGATGTTGAATGCTGCCTGGGATGGTTGCATACCAGTTGCCGGGGAGAATTCTCTTCCCTGTCATGACAGGGAAGGCTATAACTATTTATTGGATAAGGCAAAGCCCATCAGTGATCCAGATGGGAGGCATTTTTCCTCTTTTACTTATCTGAGGCTCAGTCAACTTCTTTTCGAGCCACAGAAATTCATAGAATTTGAACGATTTGCCAAGAGGATGCATGGTAATGTTACTACCACTTTTTCTTTATTCATTCTATTTATTCATCCGTATTTTGACTTGATTAACACTTGCATATTTATATCTTGGTGAATAGCTTGTGTTTAGACTTGGGTGGGTATATGTTGGATTTGAACCTTTCCTGTTGTTCCAGATCAGTTGATCTTTAGAACTTGCACCTTCCTTATAGTTTATTCTATAAAAACACTTAGAACCATACATTTGGCATTGTTGTGATGCCCAAAATTTTTTCTGCATCTTGTCAATAATGGTAGGAAATACACTTGAGGGGATGCAAAAGGTTGTGTCATTTATAAAAGAAGTTGAGCTCCATTATGCAACAGTGGTGGAAATGCACACAAACCTAACTATATGTCATTCAGTGTTTGTAAGAAAATATGAAGCATTGATATGCAACAGTGGTGGAAATGCACGAGAACCTAACTATATGTCATTCAGTGTTTGTAAGAAAATATGAAGCATTgatagagtttttttttttttgaatttaataCAGTATTTTTAGGAATACAGGGAAGTGGGAAAAAGTTTATTTAAAATCAATGATTGTGTGGAGAGATGTGAAACCGGGAAATATCTTATCTGTAGAAGAGAATACAAATAAGTTGgttgtgttcttggtttctaTCTTGGGGAAAGAAAATAAAGAAACGAAATGAAACCGAAAGAGAGTTAAATTTTTGTCAAGTTGTAACATGCATGAATTGTATCTGGTAATAATTAATAAAGAATTTGGTATATAATGGTCATCTAACAAAATTAGCAagagaaaatatataaataaacaaatatgaTTGTAGTTATAATTGCTGGACAAGAACAAGGTTGAATCGAGCTGCCACCCATGCTATTGTAGTTAATGACGACAATTCTACTTGCATCCTATATCATCATGCCGTGAAATACCCTGGTAGTGTTGACATCTTTCTCATCTCTATTGCAGGAGAACCCGTCCTCGAATATCAGACGTTGTTCGAAACACCAGATAGtatttaattacattaattagGCACGCATCTGTGAAGGAAAACGAAACAATCATCATTCGTACTACTGATACTTCATCAATGTCAATCAAGGTAGGCTAACAGATTCACCTGATATCTATAGAATTTGTTACTAATGTTATATTTCATGCATGGAGTAATGAAGCTTAAATTGTGCAGATTGGCTTAAAATGAAATACGCCACAATCACCACTATATTCTATATTTTCTATTTGGAATAGTGTTTCATCTTTGTAGATGGGCGACGCAATTCTATATGAAACATGAAAATTGTTGGTAGACTTGTATGATTCAACTATCTAACCATTCCTAGTGTATGTTTCATCTTGTCTTTCATGTGTATTCCATGTTAAATTTGGTATGCGCCTGTGGGTTTTGGCCAATGTTGGAGAAGTATCAAGTATGCATCATGGGGGAAATTATATCCATGCTCACTGAGGTTTTGTGTAGTCGATCACATACGCTTTATGTGGTTTGAATATGTACTATATagcacctttttttttttttttgtattctCACTCCTATACTTAATGTATTTGACATTCTTTGTATGTTATAACTTATAATTTTACATTGGATAAGAGAGATGAACGTCAGATATACTAAATACATGGTAAATGAATGCAAATGACCCTACTAATTATTATGTAGTCACACTAAAATTTATTCTTAGTAATGACATtagcataaaataaataatgaaaaGGGAATTTTCTTAAACCAAGTAGTAGATTATATTTAACTTTCTTGATCCAACTATATTTCCCACTTCTCCGGTGAGACGTATTAGTTGGTGGAATATGTGAAATATTAATTCATGTTTAGAAGTTCGACTCTCCTTAAAAAAATCTTTTTCAAACAAGTTTGTTAAACAAAATTTGTTCAGTGTTGTTTATATAGTTATCGTGATTTGTAAGTTATTGTGTTAATACGAAGGTTTACTTAGTGCACACTGAAAACTAACGACTATGGGTTATTATCAcgtcattaaaaaaaaagttataaATAAAGACTTCCCTTTAAATGTTTTAAGTCCATGTAGTCAATTTTATTGGATCATTGCCTGGCAATTGGACCCAAGAGTTGTgatgaaatttaatttttttgaagaaaggtgatgaaatttaattttaattttttttttatgtttgatTGATCAATCAAGAATTGGAATAAGAGATTACGTTAAACATCATATGAAAGATCCTGCAACCTAAAAGAAAAAAGGTATTTCAAAGTAACAAATTGATATTCCCGTATAAAACATAGAAGATTAAAAAAAGAAAGTTTTAATGTTGAAAGTATATTGGAAATCAACGTCGAAAGATTTGCTGGTTTTTCATGTTTAAATTACATTGCGGAAAGTGACACTTGTGAATAATAATAAGATGTAATTTAAGCATTAGTGTTCATTTTCATATATCAACTGAAATTTAAGCATTAATGTGTATTTAATCACTAATAAAACTGATAAAAAAATTAGGAATTTTGTTTCCACGttacatttaatttttattatttttaaatgtgtgAGAGAAAATTGTGGAGTGAATCTAACCTAACTCGAAGATAATATAATTTGTTCTGTTGTTTATGTCAAAATCAACGAATCCAACGACTCATATTTCAACGAAAGCGAACTATTCTACGTGAGAGTTATTCCTCCGTCTTCTGATATAATCTAATCTGTAATCTCCTTTATATTAGTAATggatttggttttttttttttatcaaaaaaatgaaaaatagtgCCACGTGGAATCCTTCTTTTATAATTACAGCCGAACACCATAATATGGTTTAGAAGCCCTAGAAGCAGCTTCCGCTACTCCTCCGTGAAGGTAAGCTCTCGCCACCGCCGTACTCTCTTTACTTCTGCATCAGTGTAGCTTTCATTCTGTTGCTCTAAGAGTAGtggaattaaattttacctGCTGGAAATCAACAGTTAATTACAATTTAATCGTCGATTTAGACTGTGTGATTTTAGCTTTTACCTTTATTTAATGTTATTCAGTTGCTTCATCTGTTATATATTACAAGATCTGCGGTGTTTTTTGGTTTTATGTAATATTGAAGCATGCAgaagtttttattttcttgctgtcCACTTTGAGGAAAATACCTTGACTGTAATGGAAATTATGAATAAAATGTTATACTATGTTAAGTTCTATATTATAATAAGTTCATTACTTGATGCCTTTGCCTTTGCGACCGTATGTCATTATTTTTTTGTGGTATTTATTTATATCGAACCATATGGATCTGggattttacaaaaaaattgctaacggaaaataaaataaatgaaattgaATTCTTGCAGTTCGCAGCTTGTATATATTATCCTCCAGATACGTCGTTGAATAGTTGAATATTTTGTTGTTTGCTTGTTCATGAATGTTCTTCGCGTTTTCCATGAAACTGGTGCAATCATATTTGTTCATTTATTAAATCCATGATCGATCGATTaaatattgatatatattttgcGTGATTGTATGCTTCAAAGTATTTTATAAAACAGAGAAGCTTGAACTTTTCTTTTTAATGTCTATTCTGGTTGAGAGAAATTATGGAATGTTTGATTTGCATTTTTTTGGGgttgtaaaaaaatattaaagtcTGGTTAAACGAGATCTTGAATTTGAATAACAATGTCTAGTATGTGTCATGTGGTTTTAAAGTATGTCGTGATTTGACGgcgtattttttttaaatcatgcaCCAATCATGGTTGTTAACATATCACGTCGTCATATGTCGCACTAATCTCATTTTTAAGATAGATATTTTTCTCTGATCCCCAGGATAGAATAGATACACAATACAGTTCAATTGTTTTAATGTTAATATGACCTGGGGATTTACCTATGGGTTACACTCATTTTATTGATATAATTACAGTTAATCTAGAAGGCTTTTCTCATGAGGCATCCGTTGCTAATTGACAATGCTGTGGATGTGCTTTTATGCTTTGGATTTTTATGGTTAGAATAGAATCGATTATGGTTCTATGAACACATAATACATTCTTGAATACTGACTTCTGGTGCCATCTTTTGTTTAAAGTTATATTTTCTTTTGCGTCATGTTCTTCAGCTGATTTGGTCATTTTTGTACAGTTATAGGTAATGGCTCCCAAACAGCCTAATTCAGGCTTCTTTGTGGGTTTGAACAAAGGGCATATAGTGACCAAGAAAGAGCTGGCACCTCGCCCTTCTGATAGAAAAGGGGTAACATATTTCAGCCCTCTAAGGTGTTAATAGCTGACGTGTGAAATATGTTTGCCTAGGTTCTGTATGTAATAATGAAATGTGATGTTATTTCGCTGTGAATTATGTCTCGAATCTCGAGGATACAATAATCATTGGCATTATGGAGAAGCCATTGATAATATATAGTTTGTGTTTTTTCGCCCTTTCCGGACAGAAAACCAGCAAAAGAGTGCATTTTGCTAGAAGTCTCATCCGGGAAGTTGCTGGATTTGCTCCCTATGAGAAGCGTATCACCGAGCTTCTCAAAGTTGGGAAAGACAAGCGGGCATTGAAAGTGGCTAAGAGAAAGTTGGGCACCCACAAGAGAGCAAAGAGGAAGCGTGAAGAGATGGCATCTGCTCTCCGGAGGATGAGGTGATTTGATCATTACCATTCTAATTTAATCCGGTTTCATCTTGATGGTTATGCTAATATTATTCTTTTGGTCATATTAGGGCTGCTGGAGGTGGTGAGAAGAAGAAATAGTCTGTTGCTCTCGATTCTACGTGTAGGCTTCTGTAGCAAAAAAAATTCTAGCGGTGTTATCTAGTTTGTCTGTTTTGTTAAACTTGAGTTTACATCTTGTTTCTCGTGTCACTAATGCCGTCTAAGGTTTTATTCAAGTTTTAATAAACTAGTAGAGTCGTTTTAAATCGATTTCCCCATCTATTTTTAAAAGATAagttttttaattttcttgcCAAATTGCATAGAAGATAGTGCCTTTGTCAAGTCATACACAAAATTGTTTGAAAATttaagaaatttatatttttcggataagaatatatatattattacttgaAAACTAAATATGCTGGATGTGAAAATTAAACAGCTACAAATTGAGAAAGGAGAGCATAATTTTAAAAGAGAAAACGAGGggttgaaaattattttggaGAAGCTGTGGCCATTATTCTCGTGGGCCGATATAAAGCCGTATACTAAAATGGCCCAAGGCTCATACCCAATTGTGTAATAATCTAATTACATGGTGTATTTAATATCAAACAAAAAAACAATctctaattattaaattttaattttatttacaagGACCTGCgctaaataaatataaaaaatataattttgacatatgaattaaaaaatatatttaaaaaaagaaaaaagtatGAATTGAAATACCAGAAGTTAGTTACTACATGTTCTCGTATTTAATAATATAGGAtagattattattaatttattttaattgaataaaCCTGAATTGTTGTTCGTTCATAATTTTTACGAGCTGAATCTCCGAGGCAACTACTGATTAAGGGCAAGTTTCTGAGTCTATTTTTCCCCCATTCTgaatcattttcgaaaatcagaTTATTTATTGCCGCAAATGTGATTGGTAATTTTATGCGATTTATGGTTTGTCTCTTCATGAATTTGTGTGGAATTCGTCCGGTTTTTTttaatatgtgtgtgtgatttCCTGGTGTTTTGATTTTTGATGTGAGAGTAATtgagaaaatcaaaatttaatatattttctttattaACAAATGAGATCATTGATTTGGgataaactataaatttatgTGTATGATGGATTCAAAATTTAATGTATTGTATAGTTGGAAGTTTTTGCGAAAATTGATTTTCAAATCTTGTTTTATGTTATATGATGTAATCTtattaacaaaaaatttaaGATACATCGGTCAGTTGTTCAAAGTTATACGTAAAAAATGGGTACAAATTAACTACAATTTGAGACGGAGGGGGTATGAAATGTGCTTGAAATTGCTGGTTTCTGGCTTTCGATCTCATTGGCTTTATACTTTTGTTGAGGATATTTACTTGTCCAGCTTCTTTGGCcttttcaagtttttttttcCCTGTAAAATCACTCATcttgttcttttaaaaaatggctgtgtagtttgaaataaaatgacataAAATGGTCTCCATTCAGTGCAGAATTGGGTCTTGTAATCCATCACTATGTGTTAGCAGGACAATGTCCAAAGTTGCATTTATGGTAATTAATGTTTACTTTAAATTTTACCGGATAGAATGAGGGGAAACTGGATCCTGTAGGTTTAGTAGTCCAATGGAATCACCTTCAGTTTGTGATAACTTAGAAAGCAGGAGTGAGGGTCGCGGTAGATCAGAGCTATCAGCTTTAATTCCTGGGCTTCCAGATGACATTGTTGTTTCCTGCTTGGCGAGAGTTCCTAGGAGGTATCATCCACATCTCAAACATGTTTCAAAGAGTTGGTATGCAGCAAAGAGTGGGTTTCTTATCGACTCAAACATCATTTAGCTGAGACGTGGATTTATGCTCTGTGCATAAACAAGTCCGAGGAGCTTTGCATTTACATGTTGGATCCAAACCATTTCAAAAGGGGTTGGAAGCTCGTACATGGCCTTCCAAGTTGCTTCTTGAAGAGAAAAAGTGTGGGGTTTGAAGTGTTAGGTACGAAACTCTTCCTGTTTGGAGGCTGTGGTTGGGTGGAAGATGCCACTAGTGAAGTCTATTTTTATGATGCTCTGACGAATATGTGGAGTGCTGCTGGTTGTTTATCCACTCCAAGGTATATAAACATCATGGTTTCTTCAAAAAAGTAGTAACAATAATTCTTTCAAGTTCTACTCGCGTTATCCTGATTGTCAATTGTTGTTATTCTTAGGAGCTATTTTGCACACGAAGCTTTGAACGGGAAAATATTTGCCATGGGAGGGCTTGGATCAAAATTAGGTCATACAAATTCTTGGGATTCTTATGATCCCCGCACAAATTGTTGGAGTCCTCACATGGACCCAAATGTTATTCCGCATGTTGAAGATTCTCTCGTCTTAGATGGGAAGATTTATGTTAGATGTGGTTCTCAAGGCATATTGTCTCATGCATATGCTATTGTATATGAACCGTTCAACGAAACTTGGAACCGTGCTGACGCTGATTTTATCTCTGGTTGGTGTGGTCCTGCATTTGTTATAGATGTTGTATTATTCGTACTGAACAAAACTTTAGGTGCTAGACTAATG encodes:
- the LOC142546792 gene encoding beta-amylase 7-like isoform X1, whose protein sequence is MQRFAASEEDDDEMGMDVKEEDEDDDDDDDDDEDEENMGTPTVVGVDVGIVSTSGNKRFKQHQLYQDQPTPQGGGSRRCRPQEEKERTKLRERQRRAITAKILAGLRRHGNYNLRVRADINDVIAALAREAGWVVLPDGTTFPSRPQGARPTAAPSATVTSSSTHMPVQHSSPPSLRGIPPGHQNTADHNASHMKGVFLPSSSPYDVSPVDRSQTSSIIGDEGDMQNDPLLGGPINAVDNRQIVDIPTKSQEHDFTGTPHVPVYIMLPLGVINMKCELVDPDGLVKQLKVLKSINVDGVMVDCWWGVVEAHAPQEYNWNGYKRLFQIMQDLEMKLQGLSERVLMSFHECGGNVGDDVCIPLPHWVAEIGRSNPDIFFTDRLGRRNTECLSWGIDKERVLRGRTAVEVYFDFMRSFRVEFDEFFENGIISMIVIGLGPCGELRYPSTPVKHGWRYPGIGEFQCYDQYLLKSLRKAAELRGHSFWARGPDNTGFYNSRPQETGFFCDGGDYDGYYGRFFLSWYSQVLVDHCDRVLSLAKLAFEGTCIATKLSGIHWWYKTASHAAELTAGFYNSCNRDGYVSVMAMLKRHGVTLCFMSSEIGMFDNHVNFSEALADPEGLAWQMLNAAWDGCIPVAGENSLPCHDREGYNYLLDKAKPISDPDGRHFSSFTYLRLSQLLFEPQKFIEFERFAKRMHGEPVLEYQTLFETPDSI
- the LOC142546792 gene encoding beta-amylase 7-like isoform X2, with translation MQRFAASEEDDDEMGMDVKEEDEDDDDDDDDDEDEENMGTPTVVGVDVGIVSTSGNKRFKQHQLYQDQPTPQGGGSRRCRPQEEKERTKLRERQRRAITAKILAGLRRHGNYNLRVRADINDVIAALAREAGWVVLPDGTTFPSRPQGARPTAAPSATVTSSSTHMPVQHSSPPSLRGIPPGHQNTADHNASHMKGVFLPSSSPYDVSPVDRSQTSSIIGDEGDMQNDPLLGGPINAVDNRQIVDIPTKSQEHDFTGTPHVPVYIMLPLGVINMKCELVDPDGLVKQLKVLKSINVDGVMVDCWWGVVEAHAPQEYNWNGYKRLFQIMQDLEMKLQVLMSFHECGGNVGDDVCIPLPHWVAEIGRSNPDIFFTDRLGRRNTECLSWGIDKERVLRGRTAVEVYFDFMRSFRVEFDEFFENGIISMIVIGLGPCGELRYPSTPVKHGWRYPGIGEFQCYDQYLLKSLRKAAELRGHSFWARGPDNTGFYNSRPQETGFFCDGGDYDGYYGRFFLSWYSQVLVDHCDRVLSLAKLAFEGTCIATKLSGIHWWYKTASHAAELTAGFYNSCNRDGYVSVMAMLKRHGVTLCFMSSEIGMFDNHVNFSEALADPEGLAWQMLNAAWDGCIPVAGENSLPCHDREGYNYLLDKAKPISDPDGRHFSSFTYLRLSQLLFEPQKFIEFERFAKRMHGEPVLEYQTLFETPDSI
- the LOC142546794 gene encoding large ribosomal subunit protein eL36y-like → MAPKQPNSGFFVGLNKGHIVTKKELAPRPSDRKGKTSKRVHFARSLIREVAGFAPYEKRITELLKVGKDKRALKVAKRKLGTHKRAKRKREEMASALRRMRAAGGGEKKK
- the LOC142546795 gene encoding LOW QUALITY PROTEIN: F-box/kelch-repeat protein SKIP4-like (The sequence of the model RefSeq protein was modified relative to this genomic sequence to represent the inferred CDS: inserted 1 base in 1 codon); amino-acid sequence: MESPSVCDNLESRSEGRGRSELSALIPGLPDDIVVSCLARVPRRYHPHLKHVXKELVCSKEWVSYRLKHHLAETWIYALCINKSEELCIYMLDPNHFKRGWKLVHGLPSCFLKRKSVGFEVLGTKLFLFGGCGWVEDATSEVYFYDALTNMWSAAGCLSTPRSYFAHEALNGKIFAMGGLGSKLGHTNSWDSYDPRTNCWSPHMDPNVIPHVEDSLVLDGKIYVRCGSQGILSHAYAIVYEPFNETWNRADADFISGWCGPAFVIDVVLFVLNKTLGARLMVWQKDRREWITVRRLSRLLTRPPCRLVAVGKKMFVIGKGLSTVMFDVQDIYHADRVLLSSSVPGLISVNDVISCKSLAI